One genomic segment of Hemibagrus wyckioides isolate EC202008001 linkage group LG08, SWU_Hwy_1.0, whole genome shotgun sequence includes these proteins:
- the ap3s2 gene encoding AP-3 complex subunit sigma-2 has translation MIKAILIFNNHGKPRLIRFYQYFAEDMQQQIIRETFHLVSKRDDNVCNFLEGGSLIGGSDYKLIYRHYATLYFVFCVDSSESELGILDLIQVFVETLDKCFENVCELDLIFHMDKVHYILQEVVMGGMVLETNMNEIVAQVELQNRMEKSEGGLSAAPARAVSAVKNMNLPEIPRNINIGDINIKVPSLSPF, from the exons ATGATCAAAGCAATTCTGATTTTTAACAACCATGGCAAACCGAGACTCATCAGATTCTATCAGTATTTT gcagaAGACATGCAGCAGCAGATTATCAGAGAGACGTTTCACTTGGTGTCTAAGAGAGATGATAACGTCTGTAATTTCCTTGAAGGCGGcag tCTGATTGGTGGATCGGACTACAAGCTGATCTACAGACATTACGCCACGCTCTACTTTGTGTTTTGTGTCGATTCATCTGAGAGTGAGCTCGGCATTCTGGACCTGATTCAG GTGTTTGTGGAGACTCTGGATAAATGCTTTGAGAACGTGTGTGAGCTCGACTTGATCTTCCACATGGACAAA gtgcactATATCCTACAGGAGGTGGTGATGGGGGGAATGGTGCTTGAGACCAACATGAATGAAATTGTTGCTCAGGTTGAGCTGCAGAACCGTATGGAGAAATCGGAg GGTGGGCTGTCCGCCGCTCCTGCTCGAGCCGTTTCAGCTGTGAAAAACATGAACCTTCCGGAAATCCCTCGTAACATCAACATCGGAGACATCAACATCAAAGTGCCAAGTCTGTCTCCGTTCTGA